The Congregibacter litoralis KT71 genome contains a region encoding:
- the tuf gene encoding elongation factor Tu, with protein sequence MAKAAFERDKPHVNVGTIGHVDHGKTTLTAALTRVCSEVWGGDLVAFDGIDNAPEEKERGITIATSHVEYESDSRHYAHVDCPGHADYVKNMITGAAQMDGAILVCGATDGPMPQTREHILLSRQVGVPYIVVFLNKADLLAEDCGGADSEEYEEMKELVEMELRELLDQYEFPGDDTPIICGSALMALNGEDDNELGTTAVKTLVETLDSYIPEPERAIDQPFLMPVEDVFSISGRGTVVTGRVERGIVTVGDEIEIVGIKDTAKTTCTGVEMFRKLLDEGRAGENVGVLLRGTKREEVERGQVLSKPGSVNPHTKFESEVYVLSKDEGGRHTPFFKGYRPQFYFRTTDVTGACELPDGVEMVMPGDNVQMVVTLIAPIAMEEGLRFAIREGGRTVGAGVVAKIIE encoded by the coding sequence GACGCTGACGGCGGCGCTCACACGGGTTTGCTCAGAGGTATGGGGCGGCGATCTCGTAGCGTTTGACGGTATTGATAACGCACCGGAAGAGAAAGAGCGCGGCATTACGATTGCGACTTCACACGTTGAGTACGAGTCGGATTCACGCCACTACGCGCACGTTGACTGCCCCGGGCACGCGGATTATGTGAAGAACATGATCACCGGTGCGGCGCAGATGGACGGCGCTATCCTGGTATGTGGCGCGACGGACGGCCCTATGCCTCAGACCCGTGAGCACATCCTCCTGTCTCGTCAGGTAGGCGTGCCTTACATCGTGGTCTTCCTGAACAAGGCGGATCTGCTGGCTGAAGACTGTGGCGGTGCGGACTCCGAAGAGTACGAAGAGATGAAAGAACTGGTAGAGATGGAGCTTCGTGAGCTTCTTGACCAGTACGAGTTCCCCGGTGACGACACACCGATCATCTGTGGTTCAGCGCTGATGGCTCTGAACGGCGAAGACGACAACGAACTGGGCACCACGGCTGTTAAGACCCTGGTTGAGACGCTGGATTCTTACATCCCTGAGCCCGAGCGTGCCATTGACCAGCCTTTCCTGATGCCTGTAGAGGACGTGTTCTCTATCTCCGGTCGCGGCACGGTTGTGACCGGTCGTGTTGAGCGTGGCATTGTGACCGTTGGCGACGAGATCGAGATTGTCGGCATCAAGGACACGGCGAAGACGACTTGCACCGGTGTTGAGATGTTCCGCAAGCTCCTTGACGAAGGCCGTGCGGGTGAGAACGTAGGTGTTCTCCTGCGTGGTACGAAGCGTGAAGAAGTTGAGCGTGGTCAGGTTCTGTCCAAGCCCGGCAGCGTGAATCCTCACACGAAGTTTGAGTCTGAGGTTTATGTTCTGTCCAAGGATGAGGGTGGTCGTCACACGCCGTTCTTCAAGGGCTACCGTCCGCAGTTTTACTTCCGTACGACGGACGTAACCGGCGCATGTGAGCTTCCTGACGGCGTTGAGATGGTGATGCCGGGTGACAACGTACAGATGGTTGTGACCTTGATAGCACCGATTGCGATGGAAGAAGGCCTGCGTTTTGCTATTCGTGAGGGTGGTCGAACGGTTGGCGCTGGCGTTGTCGCTAAGATCATCGAGTAA
- a CDS encoding alpha/beta fold hydrolase — MTHFCYFHGLPGSSAELYFLDAQDIEKPEVLHPANWGTEKRHDSRGSVSLIGFSMGAFGALKAAAANSAVDSLHLIAPAAPLELGEFLHDMAGAPVFRLAARHPWLLSALTGAQGAVNRFAPDALLNRIFAESPPSDKALLDDEDFRKASRHGFHSAFVRDRQRYLSTLKDYVHPWAGLTREIRCPVHIYQGSADTWTPPAMAEALARHLGNRCTLKSLPELGHYSALHTVLPQILRS; from the coding sequence TTGACACATTTTTGCTACTTCCACGGTCTTCCCGGCTCCAGCGCCGAGCTGTATTTTCTCGATGCCCAGGACATAGAAAAACCGGAGGTCCTGCATCCCGCAAACTGGGGCACGGAAAAACGCCACGACAGCAGAGGCAGTGTCAGCCTCATCGGGTTTTCCATGGGCGCTTTCGGCGCCCTAAAAGCCGCGGCAGCTAACAGCGCGGTAGACTCATTGCATCTCATAGCGCCGGCTGCGCCTTTGGAATTAGGCGAATTCCTCCATGACATGGCAGGGGCGCCGGTGTTTCGCCTGGCAGCAAGACACCCATGGTTACTTTCCGCTCTAACGGGCGCACAGGGCGCCGTGAATCGTTTCGCGCCCGACGCACTCTTGAACCGAATTTTCGCGGAAAGCCCTCCAAGCGATAAAGCCTTACTGGATGACGAGGATTTCCGAAAGGCCTCCCGTCATGGCTTTCACTCAGCGTTCGTGAGGGACCGACAGCGCTACCTGTCAACCTTGAAAGACTACGTGCATCCCTGGGCGGGGTTGACTCGTGAAATCCGCTGTCCGGTACACATCTATCAGGGCAGCGCCGATACCTGGACACCCCCGGCCATGGCAGAGGCCCTTGCCCGACATCTCGGTAACCGTTGCACCCTGAAGTCGCTGCCGGAGTTGGGGCATTATTCGGCCTTACATACCGTACTGCCCCAGATACTTCGCAGCTGA
- a CDS encoding NINE protein, which yields MERSHSVVMGYLLWIFGFMGAHRFYYGRPITGTIWFFTFGLLFVGWIIDLLLIPGMNDDADRRYYEGDVDYNISWILLTFLGAFGIHRFYMGKIFTGVLYLLTLGLFGIGILYDYWTLNEQIDEINE from the coding sequence ATGGAACGCTCTCACTCTGTTGTCATGGGTTATCTTCTGTGGATATTCGGCTTTATGGGCGCCCATCGCTTTTACTACGGGCGTCCCATCACCGGTACGATCTGGTTCTTCACCTTCGGGCTTTTATTTGTTGGCTGGATTATCGATCTATTGCTGATTCCCGGCATGAACGACGATGCTGATCGCCGCTATTACGAAGGGGATGTCGACTACAATATTTCGTGGATCCTCCTCACCTTCCTCGGCGCTTTCGGCATTCATCGCTTCTATATGGGCAAGATATTCACGGGGGTCCTCTACCTGTTGACGCTGGGTCTGTTTGGTATCGGCATCCTCTATGATTATTGGACGCTGAATGAACAGATCGATGAGATTAATGAGTAG
- a CDS encoding YdcH family protein yields the protein MSVTHHDLVHEFPEHKERIHDLKTSNAHFRKLFEQYHDLTREVENMENEVTPVTTQTEEDAKLKRLHLKDELYRMITQEAH from the coding sequence ATGTCTGTAACACATCACGATCTTGTGCATGAATTTCCCGAGCACAAAGAGCGTATTCATGATTTAAAAACCAGTAATGCGCATTTTCGCAAGCTTTTCGAGCAGTACCACGATCTGACTCGCGAAGTTGAAAACATGGAAAACGAGGTCACACCTGTGACGACGCAGACCGAAGAAGACGCCAAGCTTAAGCGCCTGCATCTAAAAGATGAGCTCTATCGCATGATTACCCAAGAGGCCCATTAA
- a CDS encoding TraR/DksA family transcriptional regulator, which produces MTVDGSQEKQALQRRLEELEGRLEKLKRDAAQAHSSDSAEQAQERENDEVVDAIGVETREAIVALKAALLRMEEGSYGVCVECGGTIAAARLEARPEATHCINCAD; this is translated from the coding sequence ATGACTGTCGATGGCTCACAGGAAAAGCAGGCGCTTCAGCGTCGATTAGAGGAGTTGGAGGGACGTCTCGAAAAGCTTAAGCGCGATGCCGCTCAGGCGCACTCCTCCGACTCCGCCGAGCAGGCCCAGGAGCGGGAGAACGACGAAGTGGTTGATGCCATTGGCGTCGAGACACGGGAAGCTATCGTTGCCCTGAAGGCCGCGCTCCTCAGAATGGAGGAGGGAAGCTATGGGGTATGCGTCGAGTGTGGGGGCACTATTGCTGCCGCGCGTCTTGAGGCACGCCCGGAGGCCACCCATTGCATCAACTGCGCGGACTGA
- the rpsJ gene encoding 30S ribosomal protein S10 yields the protein MQNQRIRIRLKAFDHRLIDTSTQEIVETARRTGAQVRGPIPLPTRKERYTVLVSPHVNKDARDQYEIRTHKRLLDIIEPTEKTVDALMKLDLAAGVEVQISLG from the coding sequence GTGCAGAATCAACGCATACGTATTCGCCTGAAAGCTTTTGACCACCGCCTGATCGATACCTCGACTCAGGAAATCGTTGAAACAGCTCGGCGAACCGGCGCACAGGTACGAGGCCCTATACCTTTACCTACGCGCAAAGAACGTTACACCGTGCTGGTTTCACCGCACGTTAATAAGGACGCCCGTGATCAGTACGAGATTCGTACCCACAAGCGCCTTCTCGACATCATTGAGCCTACGGAAAAGACCGTTGACGCATTGATGAAGCTCGACCTGGCGGCGGGCGTGGAAGTACAAATCAGTCTTGGTTAA
- the rplC gene encoding 50S ribosomal protein L3 codes for MTIGLVGRKSGMTRVFTEDGASIPVTVVEVSPNRVTQIKENDSDGYRSIQVTAGSRKAAKVSKSEAGLFAKAGVEAGRGLWEFRLSAEEEGFEVGAELTVERFEEGQKVDVAGKSKGKGFQGVIKRWNFSMQDATHGNSLSHRAPGSIGQCQTPGRVFKGKKMSGQMGNTNVTVQGLEIVRVDAERNLLLIKGAVPGAPGGDVVVRPAVKG; via the coding sequence ATGACTATTGGCTTAGTCGGCCGGAAATCCGGCATGACGCGCGTCTTTACTGAAGACGGCGCATCTATACCAGTAACCGTAGTGGAGGTTTCTCCAAACCGCGTTACTCAAATCAAAGAAAACGACAGCGATGGCTATCGTTCGATTCAAGTAACTGCGGGCAGCCGAAAGGCCGCCAAAGTAAGCAAGTCCGAGGCGGGTCTCTTCGCCAAGGCTGGTGTTGAAGCCGGCCGTGGCCTCTGGGAATTCCGTCTGTCTGCTGAAGAAGAAGGCTTTGAGGTTGGCGCTGAGCTGACCGTAGAGCGCTTCGAAGAAGGCCAGAAAGTGGATGTTGCTGGCAAGTCCAAGGGTAAAGGTTTCCAGGGCGTCATTAAGCGTTGGAACTTCAGCATGCAGGATGCTACCCACGGTAACTCCCTGTCGCACCGTGCGCCTGGCTCGATTGGCCAGTGTCAAACCCCGGGTCGCGTCTTCAAAGGCAAGAAGATGTCGGGCCAGATGGGTAACACAAACGTTACGGTTCAGGGTCTTGAGATCGTGCGCGTAGATGCAGAGCGTAATCTGCTCCTGATTAAAGGTGCTGTACCTGGTGCACCCGGTGGGGACGTTGTCGTACGTCCGGCCGTTAAAGGCTGA
- the rplD gene encoding 50S ribosomal protein L4, with the protein MELSILKPGNESAGTLSVSDANFAREYNEDLVHQVVTSFLAGARQGTRAQKTRSDVSGGGKKPWRQKGTGRARAGTIRSPIWRSGGVTFAARPQDHSVKVNRKMYRAALKTIMSELTRQDRLVVVETLDLDAPKTKLLVNQLDGYGVNSALLIADQVNENLYLASRNLQKVDVRDVQAIDPVSLLAHDKVMVTVDAIKKIEEMLA; encoded by the coding sequence GTGGAACTGAGTATATTAAAGCCCGGGAACGAGTCGGCAGGCACGCTTTCCGTGTCCGATGCCAACTTCGCGCGCGAGTACAACGAAGACCTGGTACACCAGGTTGTGACGTCTTTTCTCGCAGGTGCCCGTCAGGGAACGCGAGCTCAAAAGACGCGATCTGATGTCAGCGGCGGTGGTAAGAAGCCCTGGCGCCAGAAGGGCACAGGCCGTGCCCGTGCGGGGACGATTCGCTCGCCGATTTGGCGTAGCGGTGGCGTGACCTTCGCTGCACGGCCCCAGGATCACAGTGTCAAGGTAAATCGCAAGATGTACCGCGCCGCCCTGAAGACCATCATGTCCGAGCTTACTCGTCAGGATCGTCTGGTAGTGGTTGAAACATTGGACCTTGATGCGCCTAAAACAAAGCTGTTGGTCAATCAGTTGGATGGCTACGGCGTAAACAGTGCGCTGCTGATTGCCGATCAGGTTAACGAAAACCTGTATCTGGCGTCGCGCAATCTGCAAAAGGTTGATGTCCGTGATGTTCAGGCCATCGACCCCGTAAGTCTGCTGGCTCATGACAAGGTCATGGTTACCGTAGACGCCATTAAGAAGATTGAGGAGATGTTGGCATGA
- the rplW gene encoding 50S ribosomal protein L23, translating into MNRERVFQVLMGPHVSEKAAIVADANNQYVFKVALDATKNEIRKSVEQLFKVSVEDVQTLKVKGKMKRNRYGFSTKPTWKKAYVRIAQGQDIDFAAAE; encoded by the coding sequence ATGAACCGTGAGCGCGTATTTCAGGTGCTGATGGGTCCGCATGTGTCGGAAAAGGCAGCCATTGTTGCCGATGCCAACAATCAGTACGTATTTAAAGTAGCTCTCGACGCTACCAAGAACGAGATCCGCAAGTCTGTGGAGCAGCTGTTCAAGGTTAGTGTTGAGGATGTCCAGACTCTTAAGGTCAAGGGCAAGATGAAGCGGAATCGTTACGGTTTTAGCACCAAGCCGACCTGGAAGAAGGCCTATGTCCGAATTGCCCAGGGGCAGGACATCGACTTCGCGGCAGCTGAGTAA
- the rplB gene encoding 50S ribosomal protein L2, whose product MAIAKSKPTSAGRRHQVRVVNQDLHKGAPYAPLLERQSRNGGRNNNGRITTRHVGGGHKQHYRVIDFKRNKDAIPAKVERIEYDPNRTAHIALLLFADGERRYIIAPKGLKAGDAVQSGSAAPIKTGNCLPLRNIPVGSVVHGVELKPGKGAQLARSAGASVQLAAREGRYATIRLRSGEMRKVLADCRATLGEVSNSEHSLRKLGKAGAARWRGVRPTVRGVAMNPVDHPHGGGEGRTSGGRHPVSPWGTPTKGYKTRKNKRTDDLIVRRRRKK is encoded by the coding sequence ATGGCAATTGCAAAAAGTAAGCCGACGTCAGCGGGCCGCCGTCACCAGGTTCGCGTCGTTAATCAGGATCTGCACAAGGGCGCACCCTACGCGCCGCTGCTGGAAAGGCAGTCGCGCAATGGCGGTCGAAACAATAACGGGCGCATCACCACGCGTCACGTTGGCGGTGGACATAAGCAGCACTACCGCGTTATCGATTTTAAGCGCAACAAAGATGCGATCCCCGCGAAGGTAGAGCGTATTGAATACGACCCTAACCGCACTGCGCACATCGCACTGCTGTTGTTCGCCGATGGCGAGCGTCGTTACATCATCGCACCCAAGGGCTTGAAAGCAGGCGATGCCGTGCAGTCAGGGTCGGCGGCACCGATCAAGACCGGTAACTGTCTGCCATTACGGAATATTCCCGTGGGTTCTGTAGTCCACGGTGTGGAGTTGAAGCCCGGTAAGGGTGCGCAGCTCGCTCGTTCTGCCGGTGCGTCTGTGCAGCTCGCTGCTCGTGAAGGTCGTTACGCAACGATTCGCCTGCGCTCCGGTGAGATGCGCAAGGTGCTGGCGGATTGCCGCGCGACCCTGGGCGAAGTGTCCAACTCAGAGCACAGCCTGCGCAAGCTGGGTAAAGCGGGTGCTGCGCGCTGGCGCGGTGTTCGTCCGACGGTACGTGGTGTTGCCATGAACCCCGTTGATCACCCCCATGGTGGTGGTGAAGGCCGTACTTCGGGTGGACGGCATCCGGTCAGCCCCTGGGGCACGCCGACCAAGGGTTACAAGACCCGCAAGAACAAGCGTACCGATGATCTCATCGTGCGTCGCCGGCGCAAGAAGTAA
- the rpsS gene encoding 30S ribosomal protein S19, with protein sequence MPRSLKKGPFIDLHLMKKVEAALEANDRRPIKTWSRRSMVSPDMVGLTIAVHNGRQHVPVLVNEDMVGHKLGEFAVTRTFKGHVVDKKVKR encoded by the coding sequence GTGCCACGTTCATTAAAGAAAGGCCCGTTTATTGACCTTCACCTCATGAAGAAGGTGGAGGCCGCGCTGGAGGCCAATGATCGCCGACCCATCAAGACCTGGTCGCGTCGCTCTATGGTGTCTCCGGATATGGTTGGTTTGACGATTGCCGTACACAACGGGCGACAGCACGTGCCTGTTTTGGTCAACGAAGACATGGTAGGCCACAAGCTTGGCGAGTTCGCGGTAACGCGCACGTTCAAGGGCCACGTTGTGGACAAGAAGGTCAAGCGCTAA
- the rplV gene encoding 50S ribosomal protein L22 → MEVSARLKGARISAQKARLVADQVRGKPVEEALSVLEYSNKKAAHIVRKVLNSAIANAENNEGADVDELKVSTVFVDEGMTMKRLRPRAKGRADRIFKRSCHITVKVADGES, encoded by the coding sequence ATGGAAGTTTCAGCTAGATTAAAGGGTGCACGCATCTCCGCGCAAAAAGCGCGGCTGGTTGCAGACCAGGTTCGCGGCAAGCCCGTCGAAGAGGCTCTGTCGGTGCTGGAGTACAGCAACAAGAAGGCAGCGCACATTGTTCGCAAGGTGTTGAACTCTGCTATTGCGAATGCTGAGAACAACGAAGGCGCGGATGTCGATGAGCTGAAGGTTTCGACGGTTTTTGTCGATGAAGGCATGACCATGAAGCGTCTTCGCCCACGAGCCAAGGGTCGCGCAGATCGTATTTTCAAGCGCAGCTGTCATATCACCGTTAAAGTCGCCGACGGCGAAAGCTAA
- the rpsC gene encoding 30S ribosomal protein S3: protein MGQKVHPTGIRLGIVKDHTSVWYADRKNYAKQLVTDLQVRSLIEKKLDNASVSRVVIERPAQTARITIHTARPGIVIGKKGEDVDKLRKQLTKEMGVPVHINIEEIRKPDLDARLVAQNVAQQLERRVMFRRAMKRVVQNAMRQGAEGIKVQVSGRLGGAEIARTEWYREGRVPLHTLRADIDYATYEAATTYGILGVKVWIFKGEVLGADEADNGRKAAAS from the coding sequence ATGGGTCAGAAAGTACATCCCACGGGCATCCGCCTTGGCATCGTCAAGGACCATACTTCGGTTTGGTATGCGGACCGTAAGAACTACGCCAAGCAATTGGTGACCGATTTGCAGGTGCGCAGCCTGATCGAAAAGAAGCTCGACAACGCCTCCGTAAGTCGCGTTGTGATTGAGCGTCCGGCTCAAACGGCACGGATCACCATTCACACGGCTCGCCCCGGTATCGTGATTGGTAAAAAAGGTGAGGATGTCGACAAGCTGCGTAAGCAGCTGACTAAGGAAATGGGTGTGCCCGTGCACATCAATATTGAAGAGATCCGCAAGCCGGATCTGGACGCACGCCTGGTTGCGCAGAACGTCGCGCAGCAGCTTGAGCGTCGGGTGATGTTCCGTCGGGCCATGAAGCGGGTTGTTCAAAACGCGATGCGCCAGGGCGCCGAAGGCATCAAGGTTCAGGTCAGTGGACGCCTCGGCGGTGCTGAGATTGCACGCACCGAGTGGTATCGCGAAGGTCGAGTGCCTTTGCACACGCTGCGGGCTGACATTGATTACGCAACATACGAGGCAGCAACTACCTACGGAATTCTGGGCGTCAAGGTCTGGATCTTCAAGGGTGAGGTGCTAGGCGCCGACGAGGCTGATAACGGCCGTAAGGCAGCGGCCAGCTAA
- the rplP gene encoding 50S ribosomal protein L16 — MLQPKRTKFRKMMKGRNRGLAHRGSKVSFGEFGLKATGRGRVTARQIEAARRAMTRHIKRGGKIWIRVFPDKPITGKPLEVRQGKGKGNVEYWVAQVQPGKVLYEVQGVSEELAREAFELAAAKIPVSTAFVKRSVM, encoded by the coding sequence ATGCTGCAACCAAAACGTACAAAGTTTCGCAAGATGATGAAGGGCCGCAACCGTGGTCTGGCTCATCGTGGTAGCAAGGTTAGCTTTGGCGAATTCGGACTGAAGGCCACGGGCCGCGGGCGTGTTACTGCGCGCCAGATTGAGGCGGCCCGTCGTGCCATGACCCGTCACATCAAGCGTGGCGGCAAGATCTGGATCCGTGTTTTCCCGGACAAGCCAATTACCGGCAAGCCGTTGGAGGTTCGTCAGGGTAAAGGTAAAGGTAACGTCGAGTACTGGGTAGCTCAGGTTCAGCCTGGCAAGGTGCTCTACGAGGTACAGGGTGTGTCGGAAGAATTGGCGCGCGAGGCGTTTGAGCTCGCGGCGGCGAAAATTCCGGTGTCCACTGCATTTGTTAAAAGATCGGTGATGTGA
- the rpmC gene encoding 50S ribosomal protein L29, protein MKGSELREQSAEQLGEQLLALREEQFKLRMQKATGQLSQTHLLQANQRDIARVKTVLHEKAGE, encoded by the coding sequence ATGAAAGGCAGCGAATTGCGCGAGCAGAGCGCAGAACAACTAGGCGAGCAGCTGCTGGCACTCCGCGAGGAGCAGTTCAAGCTGCGTATGCAGAAGGCGACGGGCCAGTTGAGCCAGACGCACCTCCTGCAGGCCAACCAGCGCGACATCGCGCGGGTAAAAACCGTGTTGCACGAAAAGGCAGGTGAATAG
- the rpsQ gene encoding 30S ribosomal protein S17, whose product MSAEKRTRTVTGRVVSNKMDKSITVLIERRVRHPMYGKYMTRSSKVHAHDAENQCAIGDLVTVAEVRPISKSKTWNLVEVVEKGETIAP is encoded by the coding sequence ATGTCAGCTGAAAAAAGAACCCGGACCGTAACCGGCCGTGTAGTAAGCAACAAGATGGACAAGTCCATCACGGTGCTTATTGAGCGTCGCGTACGTCATCCTATGTATGGCAAGTACATGACACGCTCATCGAAGGTGCATGCGCACGACGCAGAGAACCAGTGTGCTATTGGTGATCTCGTGACGGTTGCGGAAGTGCGTCCTATCTCCAAGAGCAAGACCTGGAACCTCGTTGAGGTTGTAGAGAAAGGGGAGACTATCGCGCCATGA
- the rplN gene encoding 50S ribosomal protein L14 translates to MIQTESYLEVADNSGARRVMCIKVLGGSKRRYARVGDLIKVTVKEAIPRGKVKKGQVMTAVVVRTKKGVRRPDGSLIKFDDNAAVLLNNQEAPIGTRIFGPVTRELRGEKFMKIISLAPEVI, encoded by the coding sequence ATGATCCAGACAGAATCTTATTTGGAAGTAGCAGATAACAGCGGCGCCCGTCGTGTTATGTGCATCAAGGTCCTCGGTGGCTCCAAGCGTCGCTACGCGCGCGTTGGCGATCTCATCAAGGTGACCGTTAAAGAAGCTATTCCTCGCGGAAAAGTGAAAAAGGGTCAGGTCATGACCGCCGTGGTTGTGCGTACCAAGAAAGGTGTTCGCCGGCCGGACGGATCTTTGATCAAGTTTGACGACAACGCAGCGGTCCTGTTGAACAACCAGGAAGCGCCTATCGGCACCCGTATTTTTGGGCCGGTAACCCGCGAGCTTCGTGGTGAGAAATTCATGAAGATCATTTCCCTTGCACCGGAAGTGATCTGA
- the rplX gene encoding 50S ribosomal protein L24 — translation MLKIKCDDEVIVLAGKDKGKRGKVRKIVDDSRVIVTGVNMIKKHTKPNPQAGVQGGIVEREAAIQVSNIAIFNPETSKADRIGFRVEDGKKVRFYKSSGAALDA, via the coding sequence ATGTTGAAGATTAAATGTGACGATGAAGTAATCGTGCTCGCTGGCAAAGACAAGGGCAAGCGCGGCAAAGTGCGAAAAATCGTAGATGACAGCCGTGTGATCGTCACAGGTGTCAACATGATTAAGAAGCACACCAAGCCTAACCCCCAGGCGGGCGTACAGGGCGGAATCGTAGAGCGTGAAGCGGCGATCCAGGTGTCAAACATAGCTATCTTCAATCCAGAGACGAGCAAGGCGGATCGTATCGGCTTTCGCGTTGAAGACGGAAAGAAGGTCAGATTTTATAAGTCCAGCGGCGCAGCGCTGGACGCCTAA
- the rplE gene encoding 50S ribosomal protein L5 translates to MATLKDKYRDEIAVKLKEELGLDNVMEVPRITKITLNMGVGEAVGDKKVMESALSDMTKIAGQKPVVTLARRSIAGFKIRDGWPIGCKVTLRSERMYEFLDRLVSIAIPRIRDFRGISPKSFDGRGNFAMGVTEQIIFPEINYDEVDSLRGMDITITTTARTDDEGRALLRAFNFPLKG, encoded by the coding sequence ATGGCAACCTTGAAAGATAAGTACCGGGATGAAATCGCGGTCAAGCTCAAAGAAGAGCTGGGCTTGGATAACGTGATGGAAGTACCGCGGATTACCAAGATCACCCTGAACATGGGTGTCGGCGAAGCTGTGGGCGACAAGAAGGTCATGGAGAGTGCGCTCTCTGATATGACCAAGATCGCCGGGCAGAAGCCCGTTGTAACCCTGGCGCGTCGCTCCATTGCCGGCTTCAAGATCCGTGATGGTTGGCCGATCGGCTGCAAGGTAACCCTGCGCAGTGAGCGCATGTACGAGTTTCTTGATCGCCTGGTGAGCATTGCAATACCGCGTATCCGTGACTTCCGTGGCATCAGCCCCAAGTCCTTTGACGGCCGCGGTAACTTTGCCATGGGCGTTACAGAGCAGATTATCTTCCCGGAGATCAACTACGACGAAGTCGATAGCCTCCGCGGTATGGATATCACTATTACAACGACAGCCCGCACGGACGACGAAGGTCGTGCCTTGCTGCGTGCTTTCAATTTTCCGCTGAAAGGGTAA
- the rpsN gene encoding 30S ribosomal protein S14: MAKKSMIAREDKRARTVARYAAKRAEIKAVLASTTATDEEKWDAQVALQKLPRNASPVRQQRRCQITGRPHGVYRKFGLCRNKLREAAMRGDVPGLVKASW; this comes from the coding sequence ATGGCAAAGAAGTCGATGATTGCGCGTGAAGACAAGCGTGCTCGTACCGTCGCCCGCTACGCGGCGAAGCGTGCAGAAATCAAAGCGGTCCTGGCCAGCACAACGGCCACCGATGAAGAGAAGTGGGATGCGCAGGTCGCGCTGCAGAAGCTGCCGCGCAATGCTAGCCCCGTGCGTCAGCAGCGTCGCTGCCAGATCACCGGTCGCCCCCATGGTGTGTATCGCAAGTTTGGTTTGTGTCGTAACAAGCTCCGTGAGGCCGCCATGCGCGGTGACGTCCCCGGTTTGGTCAAGGCCAGCTGGTAA
- the rpsH gene encoding 30S ribosomal protein S8, with protein MSMQDPLADMLTRIRNAQMAGKTSIDMPGSKLKAAVAKVLEEEGYIAGFEAHADGVKPRLRLDLKYFDGKPVIAEIDRVSRPSVRRYASKDELPTVRGGLGVAIVSTSRGVMTDRAARAAGVGGEVLCTVF; from the coding sequence ATGAGTATGCAAGACCCCCTGGCGGATATGTTGACCCGCATTCGCAACGCGCAGATGGCCGGCAAAACCAGCATCGATATGCCTGGTTCAAAGCTTAAAGCTGCGGTAGCGAAAGTACTTGAAGAAGAAGGTTACATCGCAGGATTCGAGGCCCACGCCGATGGTGTGAAGCCGCGTCTGCGTCTGGACCTTAAATATTTTGATGGGAAGCCCGTCATCGCGGAGATAGATCGCGTCAGTCGTCCTAGCGTGCGTCGTTACGCCAGCAAGGATGAGTTGCCGACCGTTCGTGGTGGCCTGGGAGTCGCAATCGTGTCGACCTCCCGTGGCGTAATGACCGACCGAGCGGCTCGTGCTGCCGGCGTAGGTGGCGAGGTGCTTTGCACGGTCTTCTAA